One Lycium barbarum isolate Lr01 chromosome 5, ASM1917538v2, whole genome shotgun sequence genomic window carries:
- the LOC132642161 gene encoding transcription factor bHLH126-like yields the protein MENNYLWEIFTNKQNISEDHANHHPQLLQIPNFKLNGVCQQDNQIHNQDLMSDPHHGPSSTITRQFQTSSDWLYKYSVVNKSTSIITPQFQISCDRLYKSSVNTGSTSIIVPGQFQTRCDRLYKSGVKRSTPIITPNQFQTNCDRLYKLSASSGSSNLDDDTKKGLRSDESNKLKKKVVHRNVERQRRQEMANLVASLRSLIPFEFIKGKRSTADRVQVAMNYIKQLQKNIEELDNRRKKIKNISLDDQNKSSTNYVHNHNSNCVTVNKCEDGMEILINVNNSHKEEIFSLSKVLRWLLEEGLNVASCVNSKQDEWTLIRIQCQVSEISSGVTAAGLQKKLTDVIN from the exons ATGGAGAATAATTATCTTTGGGAGATCTTCACTAATAAACAAAATATTAGTGAAGATCATGCAAATCATCATCCCCAGCTACTTCAGATTCCTAATTTCAAACTAAATGGAGTTTGCCAACAAGATAATCAAATCCATAATCAAGATTTGATGAGTGATCCTCATCATGGTCCATCCTCAACTATTACGCGTCAATTCCAAACAAGTTCTGATTGGTTATATAAATATTCAGTAGTCAACAAAAGTACTTCAATTATTACGCCTCAGTTCCAAATAAGTTGTGATCGGCTATATAAATCTTCAGTCAATACTGGAAGTACTTCAATTATTGTGCCCGGTCAGTTTCAAACAAGATGTGATCGGCTATATAAATCTGGAGTCAAAAGAAGTACTCCAATTATTACGCCTAATCAATTCCAAACAAATTGTGATCGGCTATATAAATTGTCGGCCAGCAGTGGAAGTAGTAATCTTGATGATGATACTAAGAAGGGGCTAAGAAGTGATGAATCCAATAAGCTCAAGAAAAAAGTAGTGCATAGAAATGTTGAAAGGCAAAGAAGGCAAGAAATGGCAAATCTTGTTGCTTCTCTAAGATCTCTAATTCCCTTTGAGTTCATCAAG GGTAAAAGGTCAACAGCAGATCGCGTGCAAGTTGCTATGAATTATATAAAGCAACTTCAGAAGAATATAGAAGAGTTGGATAATAGAAGAAAAAAGATCAAGAATATATCATTGGATGATCAAAATAAAAGTTCAACAAATTATGTGCACAACCATAATAGCAATTGTGTCACAGTGAACAAATGTGAAGATGGTATGGAGATTTTGATTAATGTCAATAATAGCCATAAGGAGGAAATATTTTCTTTGTCCAAAGTGCTGAGATGGCTCCTTGAAGAAGGGCTAAATGTGGCTAGTTGTGTTAATTCCAAACAAGATGAATGGACTTTGATCAGGATCCAATGTCAG GTGAGTGAAATATCATCAGGTGTCACTGCAGCTGGGCTGCAAAAGAAACTGACTGATGTGATTAATTAG